From Columba livia isolate bColLiv1 breed racing homer chromosome 5, bColLiv1.pat.W.v2, whole genome shotgun sequence, one genomic window encodes:
- the DMAC2L gene encoding ATP synthase subunit s, mitochondrial: MLWGKLVPSACRRSPLVPSACRAFWGWLNAVFNKVDYERIRAVGPDRAASEWLLRCGALVRYQGYEKWQQDYNGLPTGPLGKYKIEAINATDSCIMYRGFDYLDGLEHVTEITLQKCIYIQDECLQRLSETKNLQKSLLQLKIISCGNVTDKGVIALHKLANLEYLYLSDLPGIRQKETTMQILQQALPDLELELDLE; the protein is encoded by the exons ATGCTTTGGGGAAAACTCGTCCCGTCGGCGTGCAGGCGGAGCCCGCTGGTGCCCAGCGCTTGCAGAGCCTTCTGGGGATGGCTGAACGCCGTGTTCAACAA GGTGGACTACGAGCGGATCCGAGCCGTGGGCCCCGACCGGGCGGCCTCGGAGTGGCTGCTGCGCTGCGGAGCCCTCGTGCGCTACCAGGGCTACGAGAAGTGGCAGCAGGACTACAACGGGCTCCCCACGGGGCCCCTGGGGAAGTACAAGATCGAAGCCATTAACGCCACCGACTCCTGCATCATGTACAGGGGGTTTGACTATTTGG ATGGTCTTGAACACGTTACAGAGATCACGCTGCAGAAGTGCATTTACATACAGGACGAGTGTCTGCAGCGGCTCAGCGAGACCAAGAATCTCCAGAAGAGTCTCCTCCAGCTGAAGATCATTTCCTGCGGGAATGTCACAGATAAAGGCGTCATTGCACTGCACAAGCTGGC gaaCCTTGAATATTTGTATCTGAGTGACCTTCCTGGAATAAGACAAAAAGAAACTACCATGCAGATCCTTCAGCAGGCGCTGCCAGacctggagctggagctggactTGGAATAA